Genomic segment of Nostoc sp. TCL240-02:
CGCAGATGAAAGTGATGCAAACAGCGCCGCTACTGCTAGCCGCCGTCGCCGCCGTCGTTCCTCAGCGATCGAGGATAATTAATTTGCTTTATGGTAGAAACATCACCAACGCCCTTGGAACAATCCAATTGGCTGGAGTTTTCTACCTTGTCAGGGATTCCAGGATTGGTTGCAGGTGTGGATGAAGTAGGGCGAGGCGCTCTATTTGGCCCGGTGGTAGCGGCAGCAGTGATCCTACCAGATCATGCTTTGCCAATACTGATGGCAGCTAAAATTAAAGACAGTAAAAAGTTGTCTAGTTCTCGGAGAACTCAGCTAGCACAGCAAATTTGTGGGCTAGCTATAGACTGGAAAATTGGGTTTGCTTCTACTGCCGAAATTGACAAGATAAATATTTTGCAAGCGACACTATTAGCAATGAAGCGGGCTGTACTGAAGTTAAAAGTACAGCCTGCAATCTGCTTGGTTGATGGCAATCAGTCAATCAAAGACTTGCTATTGCCACAACAAACAATAGTTAAGGGGGACGAGCGATCGCTCGCTATTGCCTCTGCTAGTATTGTTGCCAAGGTTTGGCGTGACGATTTGATAATGCGTTTAGCATTGAAATACCCTATGTACAACCTAGAGCGTAACAAGGGTTATGGTAGCCAACTGCATTTGCTGGCTCTGCAACAATACGGGCCATCACCCCTACATCGTCAGTCTTTTCGTCCTTGCCAAATCAAATTACCGAACGCTGAGTGATTAAATAATTACTCAGCATTCAGGATTGGCAATTCAATACTGTCATCGTTAAGTCCTCTATCTTTAGTTTGTGATATCACCCAGTAGCGATAATCAGTCAACAGTTGATTTAATAACCTTTGCCTAACCGACAACAGTACGCTTTTGAGCAAACCATTACCAGTAGCTTCTAAAATTGGCTTAGGAGTAAAGGAAAATGGCGGTGGTAAATCCACCAGTACTTCTAAATCAGCCCTTCCTCGCAGACGAGTGCCAGTGCTAAACTCTTTGGGAGACAAATGCCCTTTTAAATTAAGGGCAAAGCGCTGGTTAATATATTCGAAACCCAATATTTCACAGCCTAGCGATCGCAAATAAATTATTCCATTTGATTCTGCCCAAACTCTCATGTCTACAGTCGGTTGAATGCTTAATGACATAAAAGTGAGCGGACGCATTTTTAAGCGAAATACTTCCTCAGAAAGCTGCTGAGTTCGGGTGTTGTCAGCTAAAGCCTTAACCAGACGTTGAGGCTGACGCAAGTAGTGCTGAATGTGAATAGGCTGCTCTGGAACAGCGATTTCAACCGATTGGGAGGCAGTAAACCGGGTAGCCATGAGCGGATAAAAATATCTGTCTCTTAATTTTAATATTTTTTAACAACTTAAATCTGATTATTAGAAAAGTACAAAATTTATTGGCAATAAAAATTATCGTTGCTTATCAGCTATACAGCATTAGTAAAAATTTGGTACTCTCATTACTATCTTTAGTTCAAGAAATAAATATAGATTAAAATTAGCCTTTTCAAAGTAGGTAAAAATTTTAGTCGATAAATTCCATACTCTGTGTACTCTGCACTTCTGTAGTAAAAAAACATACTTTTAAACCGCAGAGGTACAGAGAACGCTGAGAAAACATAAGAGATTTTACGAGCCATCTTGAAAGGGCTAAGATTAAAATTTAACTCTTGACATAAAGCGAAGAATATGAATAGTTTTTTGTTAGAAATTCACATAATTGCTCTGAAATCTTGAGACCAATTTAGCAGAAAAAAATTGCCAAAAAATCTATTTGCTACAAGACTAATTTGAATAATTTGTTTTCCTAGAATTTCGATCTATTCAGGCTAAAAGCATGACTCTATTGATCGCACATTTAGGGCCTCCCGGCACTTACACAGAACAAGCAGCTGTTCTTTATCTCAACTGGTTGACTAAAAGTACGGGAGTTGAAGCTACATTATCTCCCTATCCCACCATCCCGCAATCACTGCGCGCTGTTGCTGATGGTAAAGCTCAACTAGCTGTTGTGCCAGTAGAAAATTCTATTGAAGGGAGTGTTACCACAACACTGGATACACTGTGGCAGTTAGACAGTTTGCAAATTAAGTTAGCTTTAGTATTACCGATTGTTCATACCTTAATTTCTTGTGCGTCTAGTTTAGATAAGATTAAAACGGTTTACTCTCACCCGCAGGCTTTGGCACAATGTCAGGGATGGTTAGAGCGGTTTCTGCCGACTGTACAGATTATTATCAGCAATTCTACAACCGAAGCACTACAGCGATTAGAGCAAGAGACAACAACAGCTGCGATCGCTTCTAGTAGAGCCGCTCAACTCTACAACCTGCCTATACTTGCCACTGGTATTAACGACTATCCAGAAAACTGTACTCGTTTTTGGGTAGTAAGTCAGGGTGAGACGGACGCTGGATATCAAGCATCAACAACACCTACTAGTCACACATCGCTAGCTTTTAGTATGCCTGCCAACACACCCGGAGCATTAGTCAAACCTTTGCAAATATTTGCTCAACTAGGAATTAACCTCAGCCGGATTGAATCTCGTCCGACAAAGCGATCGTTAGGCGAATATTTGTTTTTCATGGATTTAGAAGCAGATGTCAAGAAAGCACAAATGCAATCTGCTTTAGCAGAATTAACTATCCACACAGAGATTTTAAAAATTCTTGGCGCTTACAATGTTTTGCCAATCAGCGCTTTTACTTGAGAGGGTGTTTGAAAAGTCTAATTTATTACTCACCGGGCGACTGGAAGTCGCGGCTACACAGTCAAAACCCACGGAGGTGGGTTAAAATCATTGATTTTCTCTTAGTCCACCTCCGTGGACTTTGTTTGTGTAGTAGGGAATTCTATTCGCCTAAAATTTTTCAAACAACCTCTGAGAAGTTAGGAGTTATCAGTTAGGCAATATAAATTATAAGTTGTCGATCTTGTATTTTTTGTTATTTTTCCTAACTCCTAAACTTCTCACTCCTCACTTTTCATTAAACGTGTCTTTAAGAACAGCGCGAGCTGCCAAATGATTACGAGTAGAAGTTAAAATTTCTGCTTCCCGCTCTAGACGAGTTGCAGTATCTTGCATTTCTAGCAATAACTGCTGCTCTGCGGCAACACCGTAAAGATTACTTGCTACCCAATAAGATAGTTCTGTTGGTAGATCGGGCAAATCTTCTGGCAGTTCGATATTTTGTTCGGTTAATTTACCTGATAGACGCACAACATCTCGCAGTAGTTGTTCTACTTCAGTTGACAAAGGATGCAAATCTTTAGTTGGTGGTTGGTCTTCAATCCACTCAACTAAGCCAACGCGATATGGCTTTTCACGAACATACTCTAATACACGAAATCTTTGTTGCCCTAGTGTCAACATCTTGATTCGATCATCTGGCAGGCGTTGGTGATGAACGATTTCTGCACAGCAACCAGTGTTTGAAATTGTACCTTTGACTGGATCGAACATCAAAACACCGAACCTGCGATCGCTCTCCAAAATCGTGTTCATCATGATTCGGTAGCGAAATTCAAAGATATGTAAAGGTAATGGTCTAGTAGGAAATAGAACTACTTCAGGTAACGGGAACAGAGGTAGTTCACGAACTGCAATTTTAGAAGATGATGTCATTGTTACCTTGGTATAAACTTAATCTTTAAAATTTCTTTTTCTCTGCTTTTCCCGTATTTTCTCTATATTCTATCATTTGTTTCCGAGCTAAATAAAAGCCCTGAGATATATTTCTCAAGGCTACGTAAATATTTATACTAATGTTCTTTGTCAGTCGTCTTTTGTCCTTTGTTTATTCACAAATGACCAATGACAAATGACTAATTAAAGTTTGACTTCAATATCTACACCCGATGGTAGATCCAATTTCATCAGGGCATCTATAGTCTTAGAAGAAGGCTGGTAAATGTCAATAATCCGGCGATGGGTACGGGTTTCAAAGTGTTCCCGTGAATCTTTATCTACGTGAGGCGATCGCAGCACACAATAGATCCGGCGTTTTGTAGGTAAAGGAATTGGGCCTATGGCTGTAGCGTTGGTGCGGTTAGCTGTGTCTACAATCTTCTCGCAAGATGTATCTAATAAGCGTCGGTCAAAAGCCTGTAAGCGAATTCTAATTTTCTGCTGCTGTAGAGTTGCCATCTTTAATTTTCCAGGTTCTGCGTAATTAGGGGATTATTTACAAGGTTAAAGGTTACAGGGTAAAGGTTACAGAAAACTAGTACCTGTCCCCTGTAACCTATTACCTTATTTATAGAGGGAAGAGAAAGGAGCAGAGAGGAATTATACCATCTCTGCTCCTTTGTTATGAGCGAAAAGGTGCTATTTGATAATTTTGGAGACGACACCAGCACCGATGGTACGTCCACCTTCGCGGATAGCGAAGCGCATTCCTTGTTCAATAGCGATCGCGTTGATCAATTCTACTGTCATCTTGATGCGATCGCCTGGCATCACCATTTCTACTTCTTTGCCTTCATCGGAGGTGTAGGCTTTGATAGTACCAGTTACATCGGTTGTCCGTACATAGAACTGGGGACGGTAGCCAGCGAAAAATGGAGTCTTACGACCACCTTCTTTTTCTGTTAGGACGTACACTTCACCTTCAAATTGAGTGTGAGGTGTAATTGAACCTGGTTTGGCTATAACCATACCGCGCTCGATATCTTCTTTCTTGAGACCACGCAGTAGTACACCCGCGTTATCTCCAGCCAAACCTTCTTCAAGGCTCTTCTTGAACATCTCAATCCCGGTGACGGCAGTAGTACGAGTGTCTTTGAGACCAATTAGCTCGACAGTATCGCCAACCTTGACTTTCCCGCGTTCAATCCGTCCAGTAGCCACAGTACCACGACCTGTGATGGTGAATACGTCTTCTACTGCCATCAAGAAGGGCTTATCAACATCCCGCTCAGGAGTGGGGATAAAGGAATCCACAGCATCCATCAATTCGTAGATTTTATCTACCCAAGGATTTTCACCTTTCTTGGTCTTAGGATTCTTGGTCATTGCTTCGAGAGCTTGCAGACCAGAGCCTTTGATAATGGGGATATCATCGCCAGGGAAGTCATAGCTGCTTAACAGTTCTCTGAGTTCTAGTTCTACTAGTTCCAAGAGTTCTGGGTCATCCATCAAGTCTTCTTTGTTCAAGAATACAACCAGACTGGGAACGCCCACCTGTTTTGCTAACAGAATGTGTTCGCGGGTTTGGGGCATAGGGCCATCAGTAGCAGCTACTACGAGGATACCTCCATCCATCTGAGCAGCACCAGTGATCATGTTTTTCACATAGTCAGCGTGGCCTGGACAGTCTACGTGAGCATAGTGCCGATTTTCGGTTTCATACTCAACGTGAGCGGTATTGATGGTAATACCCCGTGCTTTTTCTTCTGGCGCGTTATCGATTTGGTCGTAGCCTTTGGCTGTAGCTTGACCAAGAGCCGCCAAGGTCATAGTGATAGCTGCTGTTAACGTGGTTTTACCGTGGTCAACGTGGCCAATAGTACCGATATTGAGGTGGGGTTTATTTCTTTCAAACTTTGCGCGTGCCATGAATGCTCATTTCCTTATTTTAACTAAGCGTTCCCTTTGCTTTTTGCAATGATAGTTTCAGCTACGCTGCGAGGCACCTCTTCGTAGTGGCTGAACTCCATCGTGAAGGTACCCCGACCTTGGGTTTTTGACCGGATATCAGTGGCGTAGCCAAACATACTTGCCAGTGGAACTTTAGATGTTACCTTAGCAAGTCCCTTTTCGGTGCTTTGGCTTTCAATCTGCCCTCGGCGGGTGTTGAGGTCGCCAATGACGTTACCCATATAGTCTTCAGGAACTTCAACTTCAACTTTCATCATAGGTTCTAAGATGACGGGTGAAGCTTTCAGTACAGCTTCTTTCATCGCCATTGAACCAGCGATTTTGAAAGCCATTTCTGAAGAGTCTACATCGTGATATGACCCATCAATTAACGTCGCTTTAACATCAATCAAGGGATATCCAGCTAGAACACCGGATTCGCAGCTTTCTTTCATCCCTTGTTCTGCGGGGCCAACGTACTCTTTAGGTACTGTACCGCCAGCGATTTTGGAAACGAATTCAAAGCCAGTACCAGGTTCTCCAGGCTCCAAATTGATCACAACGTGACCGTATTGACCTTTACCACCACTTTGGCGGATGAATTTGCCCTCAACTTTGTTCACAGCTTTCCGAATTGTTTCTCGGTAAGCTACTTGTGGCGCACCTACATTCGCTTCCACCTTGAATTCTCGTAACATCCGGTCTACTAGAATTTCTAGGTGTAGCTCTCCCATCCCCGCGATTACGGTTTGGTTTGTTTCGGGATCGACGCGAACACGGAAGGTGGGGTCTTCTTCTGAGAGAGATTGCAGAGCCTTGGATAGTTTATCCATATCGTTCTTGGTTTTGGGTTCAACCGCCACCGAGATTACAGGCTCAGGAATGAATAGAGATTCCAGAATTACTGGCGATCCATCATCACAGAGTGTGTCACCTGTCAAGGTGTCTTTCAAACCCAGCGCTGCTCCCAAATCACCTGCTCGCAGTTCATCGACATCTTGCCGATCGTCTGCTTTCATGAGAACTAAGCGGGAAATCCGTTCTTTTTTATTCTTACTAGCGTTGAGAACGTAGCTGCCCTTTTTCAGAACACCAGAATAAACGCGAACAAATGTCAGGCGACCATAAGGGTCAGCCATAATCTTGAATGCCAGAGCCGCTAGGGGTTCGTTGTCATCAGCCCGCCGCTCAACAGTATCGCCATTGGGCAGTAAGCCTTGAATTGGCGGTACTTCACTTGGCGCTGGCAGGTAATCGACAACAGCATCCAGCATCAACTGCACACCTTTGTTTTTGAATGCTGAACCACAAAGTACTGGTACAATTGTCCCCGCAATTGTGCCTTTACGCAGGGCTGTCCGAATTTCCTGTTCTGTAAGTTCTTCGCCATCGAAGTACTTGGCCATTAAAGCATCATCGGTTTCTGCTGCGGCTTCTATGAGCTTGGTGCGGAATTCCTCTGCCTGCGCTTGCAATCCTTCCGGGATATCGGTTTCCTGGATATCGGTTCCTTGGTCGTTAGCGTAAATATACGCACGTTGCCGTACTAGGTCAACGATCCCTTGGAAGTCGTTTTCACTACCAATTGGTAGTTGAATGGCGATCGCATTCGCCCGCAGGCGATCGCGAATTTGCTCGTGAACTTTATAAAAGTTCGCTCCGGTGCGATCCATCTTGTTGATAAAAGCTATCCGAGGAACTTTGTAGCGTTCTGCTTGCCGCCACACTGTCTCAGACTGCGGTTGCACGCCGCCCACAGAACAAAATACTGCGATTACGCCATCCAACACGCGCATGGAACGCTCAACTTCAATTGTGAAGTCTACGTGACCCGGAGTATCGATAATGTTAATTTGATGATCTTTCCAACTGGTACTGATAGCAGCCGCAGTAATGGTAATTCCCCGCTCCCGCTCTTGCTCCATCCAGTCTGTGACGGCAGTTCCTTCATGAACTTCGCCAATTTTATGAATTATCCCAGAGTAAAATAATATTCTCTCTGTTGTTGTTGTTTTGCCCGCATCTATATGCGCCGCAATACCAATGTTGCGTACTTTCTCTAGCGGGATCGTGCGTGCCACAGCTACCTCCTATAGTTTTTGCCTCATGATATCTTGTATATTACTCTTTGTTAAGATTCTATACTTTTACGGAAAACCGTCTTCTTTTTGTAAATCTACGATATATCGCTTCGACAATACGATATATCGCTTTTTTACTTAATAACGATAGTGGGCAAATGCTTTGTTAGCTTCTGCCATCCGGTGCGTTTCTTCGCGTTTCCGAATCGCATTGCCAGTTTCGTTGGCAGCATCCATTAACTCATTTGCCAATTTACTTGCCATTGTCCGCCCTGGTCTAGAGCGGGAATATTGCACTAACCAACGCAGTGCTAGGGTAGTGCCCCGTTCTGTACGCACTTCCATTGGTACTTGGTAGGTTGCTCCACCTACTCGTCGAGCTTTTACTTCTACTAGAGGCGTGGCATTTCGCACTGCTCTTTCAAAGGTTTCTAAAGCACCGTTACCAGTGCGTTCCTCAATAGTTTTCAATGCTTCATAAACAATTCGTGCGGCAAGTGATTTCTTGCCATGACGCATGATCCGCCTGATAATCATGCTCACAAGGCGACTGTTATATACGGAGTCAGACGGAACTGGGCGCCTTTGAATAACACCACGACGAGACATACTTCACCTTTAATTCGGAATTGGCAACGAAATTATATGCTATCAGACACCGGAAACCAAAAGCTGTGGAACCCAACCCTCAGACTTTTTCAATTTTGTTTTCGACTGTTACAGCAAGGCTGACCTATTGACTACCAATTTTGGATTAGAGTTTTTGCTAGATGTTCCGACCACAAGGATTGGAAAAACTCAAAAGTCTGTAAGCCTTATCCCCTTGTGGATTCGACCAATCCAAAATTGCAAATCGCTCGACTGAGCGTAGTCGAAGTCTAAAATCTAAAATTCATTGACTTGCTACCTGCAACTAAATACTCACGGTGACAAGATTCTAAACCTTAATGTTCAGATGAGAATTATGCTGTGGGTTACAGCCTTCTCCTTAGAACTTCTACACTTGCTCGCTTAGTGTAGGTGTAGCTTGATTGATTTTCTTAAACAGACTTGAGCAGCTTTCATGACTGCTCTTAGAACACAGACCCTGATAGTTTTTTGTCCTTGAGCGTTTTTAAGATAAACGATTAATCGTGTTGGGTGCGATTAATCGCCTAATCCTATTTTTTCGCTTCTTTTGGACGCTTGGTTCCATACTTGGAACGCCCTTGTTTACGGTCTTTGACTCCGGCTGTATCTAGGGTGCCACGGATAATGTGGTATCTCACGCCTGGTAGATCCTTAACCCGACCGCCACGAATCATCACAACTGAGTGTTCTTGTAAGTTGTGACCAATTCCTGGAATGTAAGCTGTGACTTCAAATCCAGATGTAAGTCTAACTCTTGCTACTTTCCGTAAAGCTGAGTTAGGCTTCTTTGGTGTGGTCGTGTATACTCTGGTACAAACTCCCCGACGTTGAGGGCATTGTTTCAGAGCCGGAGACTTGGTTTTCTGACGCGCTTGTTCGCGCTCGGTACGTATTAGCTGCTGTATTGTTGGCATGAGTTACAGCGCGTAAAGCTGCTTATATGTCTAAGTTTTAACAAATCCTGATTATATCGTTTTTTAGTGTTTTATGTCAATTGTAATTTTTCCTTTATTATTAGCAAAAGATAGCTAATTTTAATGATTGGTTGTGGAAAAGGAATTGCCACAGCCACAGCTTGCGATCGCCTGGGGGTTGTGAAAGCGAAAACCACCACCCATTAAGTCTTCTGAATAATCTACCCTCAAACCGTTGAGGTAATTTAAGCTTGTAGGATCTATGACTACTTGAATCTCATCCAAGTCGAAAACCTGGTCGCCAACTTTTATTGCTTCATCGAAGGACATATCATAAAAGAATCCAGAACAACCACCTGGTTTTACTGCCAATCGAAATAAAACATTTGGTTGCTGCTTGGACTTTATCCGCCCAATTTCACTTGCGGCTGCTTGACTCAAATGAATCATGGAACTCGGTTTTTGCAATTTAATACCCCATCTTCATTTTACAGGCAGATGAGTTAACTCTTACTTCTCGAAAATTCCAAATTACCAAAGTCATGAGCGCGATCGCTATTACTACATTTATAGCACAACAAACTTTAGTCCCCACCTTAACTAGGTAGGGACTTCTGGGGTGCAGTGGTTCGCAAAGACGGTTTGCACAAGAAATGTATTCAATTTTTAGATTAGAGCTTTAGTCCTTAGTTCGGGCATAGTCATCTTGATAGCGGATAATGTCATCCTCTCCCAAGTATTCGCCATTTTGCACTTCAATTAACACTAAGGTAATCACGCCAGGATTTTCTAAACGATGAGATGTACATTGAGGTACATAAGTTGACTCATTATTGCTCAGTAATACTTCTTTCTCGCCACAAGTTACCCTAGCTGTACCTGAGACGACAATCCAGTGTTCGCTGCGGTGGTGGTGCATCTGTAAACTGAGGCGGTGTCCGGGCTTAACTTCGATGCGCTTGATTTTGTATCCGCGCCCTTCTTCTAAGACTGTAAAAGCACCCCAAGGACGTAACTCAGTTGCAGCAACGCCTCTGGAAGTGATATTTGAAGGTAAGTGTAGAGTGTCAGTCTGTGTAGTTTCTTGATATCGAGCCATAATTACCTCATTTGAAGACATAACAAACCGTCTGTACTCTTAACTATTGATAAAAAATCTGGCGCTATGTTGCAACGTTGAAAATCAGCAATTTTGTCGCACCTTGATAAACATAACAAAATCAAACCTGATGGTGTAAACCATCACTCTTAAAACTTTTAGGTTTACACTAAGTCTTCATCAAGCAAAGCGGCAGCTTGTTCTAAACTTTAAAAAAAGATGGGATATTTGGACATTGGGAATTGGGCATTGAGACTTGAAAAGAGGCAAAGGGGCGGGGTGCTGCTCTTGCTGAGGACAAAACTCTTTTCCCCTACTCCCTACTGCCTGGTTAACGTGGTTTCAGGAAAATACCAATTCCATTATGAACACGAGCAGCAGTACTAGGCGATCGATCAAGTAGTTGCCCTCCTAAATAAAGGCTGGTAGAACTACCGCCGTCCAGATTTAAGGCATCTACACAGCCCATCTGTTGCATTAATTGGGCATGTTCTGCCAATGTAGGGCCATAACCGCCAGCACGATTATGGACGGCAGCAATCATCAGTGTGCCTGTTGCAGTTGTACAAATACCACTACGAATAGCCTTTTCTGCAATAAAGGCATTGCTGAATTTTTCAGCTTTGGCATCGAGGACAATTTGACGATTTTGGATTAATAGCGGTCCGGCTCCGATAATGTGGGGATAACGACTAAAATCAGTGGGAGTAGTGCTGCTAGAAATACGTACTGTGCTTCCAATCGGTAACTGTGACGCAGCGCTAACGCTGCTAGCGCGTAAAGTTAGTAGGTAGCCATCCTGGGGAATGGGAACGGCTGTCCCACCAACTTTGCCGCCTGGTAGTTGCTGAGTAATTTGGTCTTTTTGTACTACTAGGATAATTTCGTTATCCGTTAAGGGTGTGTAAGTTGCTCCCCAAACTGGGGTGTAACGGGCAATGCCACTCTGGACGTAGCCGCTATTAAGAAACAGAATTGGTAAGCGTTGGTTATTTGCAGTAATTAAACTTTCTTCTAAGGTGAGACGACCAAAGTAAAATTGACCTGAATCATTCCAAGCGATCGCACCCCGGTTAAGAATGGGGCCTGATAACCACTGATTATCCCGACGAATCGCACCCAATGGTAATCTGTTATTGCGGTTAAAATAACCACCGTTAATTCCAGCTACTGCTAAGTAACGTTGTGCTGTTTGAATTAAGGGAGCAGTACCCCCAAGCCCATCAGGACTAGCCCACATAGGTTTCAAGGTTAGCCCAAATTTACGAGGATTAACTTCTAACCAAACCACCGGAAAGCGTTCTGTGCCTAAGTTGACATAATGCTGTCGCCAGCGTAATCCTGGGGCCCAAGTAATATCTCGTTCTTCTAGAGGATCGGGTCGAATATCGATAATCAGCCGATTGGGGTTAGCGTTAGTCTTAACTTGAGGCGATAGACCAAAGGGAACGCTCAGACTAATAATCGTTTGGTTTTTCACCACCTGCACTTGTTGGATAAGTGGTTCAGGGGCTGGTGGTATTGTTTGTGTTGGTGTAACTGGTGATAATTGTTTAAGCAGGTTTGGCAGTAATGTTGGCGCTGCTGCTGGTGGCTGGGGGGTATAGCGTTCGATCAAAACGGGATCGGCTATTCCATCGAGGGTAATTGTCCATTCTCGATTTGGCGGTGCAGTGGGTTTTGGGGTTGGCGTATCTGGATCGGAAGATGGAGTTTGCGGTTTTGCGATCACTGATCCTTGTGCAACTTGCCAGGGAGTCGGCCGATCTAAATTTACAAGTATGCGGGTTTGTTGCAAAGGGGCACTTGCCT
This window contains:
- the pheA gene encoding prephenate dehydratase, producing MTLLIAHLGPPGTYTEQAAVLYLNWLTKSTGVEATLSPYPTIPQSLRAVADGKAQLAVVPVENSIEGSVTTTLDTLWQLDSLQIKLALVLPIVHTLISCASSLDKIKTVYSHPQALAQCQGWLERFLPTVQIIISNSTTEALQRLEQETTTAAIASSRAAQLYNLPILATGINDYPENCTRFWVVSQGETDAGYQASTTPTSHTSLAFSMPANTPGALVKPLQIFAQLGINLSRIESRPTKRSLGEYLFFMDLEADVKKAQMQSALAELTIHTEILKILGAYNVLPISAFT
- a CDS encoding iron-sulfur cluster assembly accessory protein, translated to MIHLSQAAASEIGRIKSKQQPNVLFRLAVKPGGCSGFFYDMSFDEAIKVGDQVFDLDEIQVVIDPTSLNYLNGLRVDYSEDLMGGGFRFHNPQAIASCGCGNSFSTTNH
- the fusA gene encoding elongation factor G, with product MARTIPLEKVRNIGIAAHIDAGKTTTTERILFYSGIIHKIGEVHEGTAVTDWMEQERERGITITAAAISTSWKDHQINIIDTPGHVDFTIEVERSMRVLDGVIAVFCSVGGVQPQSETVWRQAERYKVPRIAFINKMDRTGANFYKVHEQIRDRLRANAIAIQLPIGSENDFQGIVDLVRQRAYIYANDQGTDIQETDIPEGLQAQAEEFRTKLIEAAAETDDALMAKYFDGEELTEQEIRTALRKGTIAGTIVPVLCGSAFKNKGVQLMLDAVVDYLPAPSEVPPIQGLLPNGDTVERRADDNEPLAALAFKIMADPYGRLTFVRVYSGVLKKGSYVLNASKNKKERISRLVLMKADDRQDVDELRAGDLGAALGLKDTLTGDTLCDDGSPVILESLFIPEPVISVAVEPKTKNDMDKLSKALQSLSEEDPTFRVRVDPETNQTVIAGMGELHLEILVDRMLREFKVEANVGAPQVAYRETIRKAVNKVEGKFIRQSGGKGQYGHVVINLEPGEPGTGFEFVSKIAGGTVPKEYVGPAEQGMKESCESGVLAGYPLIDVKATLIDGSYHDVDSSEMAFKIAGSMAMKEAVLKASPVILEPMMKVEVEVPEDYMGNVIGDLNTRRGQIESQSTEKGLAKVTSKVPLASMFGYATDIRSKTQGRGTFTMEFSHYEEVPRSVAETIIAKSKGNA
- the rpsL gene encoding 30S ribosomal protein S12 — encoded protein: MPTIQQLIRTEREQARQKTKSPALKQCPQRRGVCTRVYTTTPKKPNSALRKVARVRLTSGFEVTAYIPGIGHNLQEHSVVMIRGGRVKDLPGVRYHIIRGTLDTAGVKDRKQGRSKYGTKRPKEAKK
- the rpsG gene encoding 30S ribosomal protein S7, yielding MSRRGVIQRRPVPSDSVYNSRLVSMIIRRIMRHGKKSLAARIVYEALKTIEERTGNGALETFERAVRNATPLVEVKARRVGGATYQVPMEVRTERGTTLALRWLVQYSRSRPGRTMASKLANELMDAANETGNAIRKREETHRMAEANKAFAHYRY
- a CDS encoding cupin domain-containing protein, which gives rise to MARYQETTQTDTLHLPSNITSRGVAATELRPWGAFTVLEEGRGYKIKRIEVKPGHRLSLQMHHHRSEHWIVVSGTARVTCGEKEVLLSNNESTYVPQCTSHRLENPGVITLVLIEVQNGEYLGEDDIIRYQDDYARTKD
- a CDS encoding ribonuclease HII codes for the protein MVETSPTPLEQSNWLEFSTLSGIPGLVAGVDEVGRGALFGPVVAAAVILPDHALPILMAAKIKDSKKLSSSRRTQLAQQICGLAIDWKIGFASTAEIDKINILQATLLAMKRAVLKLKVQPAICLVDGNQSIKDLLLPQQTIVKGDERSLAIASASIVAKVWRDDLIMRLALKYPMYNLERNKGYGSQLHLLALQQYGPSPLHRQSFRPCQIKLPNAE
- a CDS encoding DUF1997 domain-containing protein, giving the protein MATRFTASQSVEIAVPEQPIHIQHYLRQPQRLVKALADNTRTQQLSEEVFRLKMRPLTFMSLSIQPTVDMRVWAESNGIIYLRSLGCEILGFEYINQRFALNLKGHLSPKEFSTGTRLRGRADLEVLVDLPPPFSFTPKPILEATGNGLLKSVLLSVRQRLLNQLLTDYRYWVISQTKDRGLNDDSIELPILNAE
- the rpsJ gene encoding 30S ribosomal protein S10, which produces MATLQQQKIRIRLQAFDRRLLDTSCEKIVDTANRTNATAIGPIPLPTKRRIYCVLRSPHVDKDSREHFETRTHRRIIDIYQPSSKTIDALMKLDLPSGVDIEVKL
- a CDS encoding LON peptidase substrate-binding domain-containing protein — translated: MTSSSKIAVRELPLFPLPEVVLFPTRPLPLHIFEFRYRIMMNTILESDRRFGVLMFDPVKGTISNTGCCAEIVHHQRLPDDRIKMLTLGQQRFRVLEYVREKPYRVGLVEWIEDQPPTKDLHPLSTEVEQLLRDVVRLSGKLTEQNIELPEDLPDLPTELSYWVASNLYGVAAEQQLLLEMQDTATRLEREAEILTSTRNHLAARAVLKDTFNEK
- the tuf gene encoding elongation factor Tu, with amino-acid sequence MARAKFERNKPHLNIGTIGHVDHGKTTLTAAITMTLAALGQATAKGYDQIDNAPEEKARGITINTAHVEYETENRHYAHVDCPGHADYVKNMITGAAQMDGGILVVAATDGPMPQTREHILLAKQVGVPSLVVFLNKEDLMDDPELLELVELELRELLSSYDFPGDDIPIIKGSGLQALEAMTKNPKTKKGENPWVDKIYELMDAVDSFIPTPERDVDKPFLMAVEDVFTITGRGTVATGRIERGKVKVGDTVELIGLKDTRTTAVTGIEMFKKSLEEGLAGDNAGVLLRGLKKEDIERGMVIAKPGSITPHTQFEGEVYVLTEKEGGRKTPFFAGYRPQFYVRTTDVTGTIKAYTSDEGKEVEMVMPGDRIKMTVELINAIAIEQGMRFAIREGGRTIGAGVVSKIIK